The nucleotide sequence tgtgacaatttttttttaaaaaaaaagggccaaaaaacctaaaaaaaactCTTAAATCCAACGGTAACCGGCACCAGCTagtaacggctagctgacgtcagctagccgttggattcaaatttctttttaagcATTCTTATatgttataaccgacaggaatacatttatattaaataaataatataaatgtattcctatcggttataaccgataTGATTAATGGtttttctggccagccccgGGCTGGTTGCAGCCAGCCCTCCAACCTTTTAGCCCCTTTATATTCCGTGGGGCCCTCTTAGATTCCACGAGCCAAACTTTTCCGAAATTGGATGCCAGTAATGCAATTTGTTGATGAGTAAAAATGGTCAATCAACTAAAGATCATCtttaaaagagatgtcaaaaagTCCATGTTAAcaataacagtaaaaaataCAACATTAGTTTTTCCTACCGAACCAATTCTTATATGACACAACGTGGATCAACAGCAAAGGTGGTTGCTGTAAAATTCGATAGCaacttcaaattcatttttaaatgattaataaatgttttttttatatcatattatTATTGATTTTCGTTCTAAAAGTATTTattacaagtatgaaaaattaaattattatttaatttagtgAAATTGCCTAAAACGACCAATTCTTTTAAGGGGGTttttgatatgggtccaaattaacttaaaattggacttatttcaaaagttaaaagtcactaaaaattggacctatttcaaaagatggcctataaaattggacctatctcaaattttcccttttttttttttttaatcttagaaTTGAAATAGGACAAACCGAATATACACATAGTATGCACTCTCATGTATCAAATTGCGCTCTCATATAAATGGGTTACTCAAAAATTCCGACCCTCGTTTCTTATTTTGTAGAGAGAATTTgtagagagaaatagagaggagaaagagagaaagatgaaGACAGGGAGTCGCTAGACGGCTGGAGGCCTGTGGGAAGTGGTGATATTCTGCTTGGGGTGGGATGGGTTTGTGGGAAGTGGAGATATAATTTTAATGGGTGGTACTAGGTCTGTGGGAAGTGGTGATATTCTTCTTGGGGTGGGTGGTGCTCGCACTCGCCGCCTTCTTGAGGTACCGTgcctggtggtggtggtggtggtgctgctATGAGGAGCTCCAAGGTGCAACAAGCAGCTGACGAGGATTTGAAGGACCAGCCATAGCCTTTCCAAGTCTAACATGGAAAATCCAACATACATCGATTCAATTCGATTCCTAGGACATCAAACATACCCCGCAGCCATGGCGTCCCTATTTGCTTCCACCACTAGaacaatttctctctctctctgtctctctctcgaTTCTATTACTTTTCTTAGCGCATCCTATTGATGCAATGGATCATTTTCTGGAATTCGCGCGTCATGGATCAGAgctttcaattttatttaatttgaaaattttgtttttactgTGAGAAATTAGGGTTCTTGATGCAATATTTAGAACGTGTATCGGTTTTGTTGTAGACATATATCGCGCAATAAATGGCGTTGGGAGATATGTGGGGACTAGTTTTGGAAATCCGTAAAGATTTGTAATTTGTCGTTTACAAATCTTTATACTGAACTTAGATTCTGAAAATCCCCTTAAAAATCTTCTCTTTCCAATGACATGCTCACCAATATGAGAACCTAGAGCTCACAATTATTGcttcaaaacaagaaaaatgacGTCATAACTTGTGAGtttgtacattttattttaaaaaaatgatattgtCTATACTAAGCGAAGTTTTGTTTtttcgggggggggggggggttaggcttaacctttacattttatatgtgggtatttttgtcattccGCTTTTGTGCATGTTGTGTGCATGACGGTTTGTCTTATTTCAGTcttaagattaagaaaatgagtCATTCTTGACAATTTCCCTTTAATTTAACATATAAGATGAATgataaaactttaaaagattAAAGTGTCATATAagcttttaaatttaaattttatgtttaaaatttgacatctcgtTTAAAAATACTATTAGAATATAATAAgtcaaattcaaacatttcaTGTGAAACAAAATACATATTAGCCATAATATTGTATTAATTTGAATCTTAACAGCTTAaaatattttaccaaaaaaaaaaaaaatacagctTAAAATATTTCACCTTCAAACAGAATCAAAACATAATCAAAATACGATTTAATTACAAAGACAAAATTTAgaaactaaattttgaaaactacatataagttgatgattggtttattattaAGTGTTGATAAACAAACTCATTTATATTGGtaacacataatttagtttacaattttAATGTGTAAATTGAATGGCGCTAGCATTATTATAACCTATTTTTTGTCACCTCTGCCGTCTTTCTTACTCTCACCATCCACCTTGATACCATAAACACACACGAGTCATGACAAACACACTCTCTGTCCGATCTACACACAggccctctctctccctttctttctgCAATGGAAATTAACTGATTACTTCCCCCAAATTGAAACCCTAATTCTCAACCCCCAATCATCAATGGAGCAGCTCAAGACCATCGGCCGGGAGCTAGCTATGGGCTCCCAGGGCGGCTTCGGCCAATCCAAGGAGTTCCTCGACCTCGTCAAGTCCATCGGCGAAGCTCGATCCAAGGCGGAGGAGGAGCGCATAGTTCTCCTCGAGATCGAAACCCTTAAACGACGTCTCTCCGAGCCCGAAATCCCCAAGCGCAAGATGAAGGAGTACATCATCCGCCTCGTCTACGTCGAAATGCTCGGTCACGACGGTTCCTTCGCCTACATTCACGCCGTTAAGATGACTCACGACGATAACCTCCTCCTCAAGCGCACTGGTTACCTCGCCGTTTCCCTCTTCCTCAGTGACGATCACGATTTGATCATCTTGATCGTCAACACCATCCAGAAGGATCTCAGGTCTGACAATTACCTCGTCGTTTGCGCCGCCCTCAATGCCGTTTGCAAGCTCATCAACGACGAGACTGTGCCTGCCGTTTTGCCCCAGGTCGTCGACCTCCTCGCCCATCCCAAGGAGGCTGTCAGGAAGAAGGCCATCATGGCGCTTCACCGGTTTTATCAGAAATCGCCCTCCTCTGTTTCGCATCTAGTGTCGAATTTTCGGAAGCGGCTTTGCGATAACGATCCGGGCGTCATGGGTGCCACGCTCTGGCCGCTGTTTGATCTCATTACCATCGATGTGAATTCTTATAAGGATTTGGTGGTCAGCTTTGTCAGCATTCTCAAGCAGGTCGCCGAGCGCAGGTTGCCCAAGGCCTACGATTACCATCAGCTTCCGGCACCCTTTATTCAGGTTTTACTTACTATGATTGGAGCTGAGCTACTTTGTGTGTGAATTTATCTTTTTTGGCATAACAAAGTAATTGAAATAATAGCTCTTCTAAGTCTAAAGCGATGTAATTTAGTGATTGAATTTGACAATGCAGATTAGGTTGTTGAAGATTTTGGCATTGTTGGGGAGTGGTGATAAGCAATCAAGTGAGAGCATGTATATGGTAGTCGGCGATATATTTCGGAAGAGCGAATCCACAAGTAATATTGGAAATGCTGTTCTTTACGAGTGCATTTGTTGCGTTTCTTCCATATATCCTAATCCTAAGTTGTTAGAACAGGCTGCTCAAGTCATCTCAAGATTTTTGAAGGTTTGAActttttgatcttttttttattttagtgtaATTTTGTGCAAATTATGGTCTACATCTAGACGTTTAAGAGGGTTAAACACCAATTCATGTTAGTTATTTCGTGGACAGAGTGACAGTCACAATTTGAAATATATGGGCATTGATGCCCTTGGTCGACTGATAAAGATTAGTCCAGAGATTGCCGAGCAACACCAACTAGCCGTCATCGATTGCTTAGAGGTGCGAGATTCTCATTTAGTTTTAGGTATTCTGTTTTAGAGTTGTGCTTGTAACTTTTTAAGTTAAGTGAAGTTTGATGTGCATGATGCAGGACCCAGATGATACTCTGAAGCGAAAAACGTTTGAATTATTGTACAAGATGACCAAGTCCTCCAATGTGGAAGTAATTGTGGATCGTATGATTGATTACATGATTAGCATTAATGACAACCATTACAAAACATACATAGCTTCTAGATGTGTGGAGCTTGCAGAGCAATTTGCACCAAGTAATCAATGGTTTATCCAGGTAAGTGTAATACGTGCTGTAATTAAATTCTAGTTCTGTTAGGGAGCAATTTTGTTAATGCTTATTGAACATCCAATGTCATTGTCTGATATGTTTTCACTGCAGACCATGAATAAAGTCTTCGAACATGCCGGGGATCTAGTGAATGTTAAGGTGGCACATAACTTGATGAAGTTGATTGCCGAGGGATTTGGAGAGGATGATGATACTGCCGATAGTCAGTTGAGATCATCTGCGGTATGTAACTTTGATTTTGCACTTAGGTTTATAACTGTTTCATTCAATATTAATGAAAATACGCCCTCCTATAGGTTTATTTGATTTCAAAGGTTCCCATTAAACTCTAAAGGATAATTTGTCCCTTTAATTGTAGATTCCTCGAATAGTCCCATAAATTACTTAGACCATCTAAAATTGATGGGAAAGCTTGGACACATCATTTTAGAAGGATGCGTTGTTACTTCAAAAAATTTGATACATTAACCTACAAGGGCCATGTGTTCTAATTTGTATGAAATTATGTAACTTACCGTCAAGCTTCCGTCTCTTTTTACTCTCATTTCtccattattttttaatcttcatCTGTCTCCACCACACTACCACCACCTCCTTGTCTACCACTGAACTGATAAGGGGAAATAATGATAAATTAGTGTATACCAACACCAAATTATGTATAGGGGCAATGTGGAACACAACCTGCAATTCAGGGGCATTAACAAACTTTCTCGTATAATGTATATTGTAGCCAACAATAGGCAACCTGATTTTTGTTGCCAAAGAGTTTGTTCTTAGAACTATGTTGTAGTTATGAGGTAGAGCGATGGTGGGTTGTTTTGCAAAACCACCACTGGACCTATGTATTTTTTATTCTAACCTTTTTCACCTGTCCGATGCATATCTCCTGTTCTTTTGAGGCCACAGAGGTAGATATTTCTTCGCGATTTAGTTTACCTCATTGGGAAAGAAGCATTACTTGTTACTGCCTTGCTCATTGATTGGGATGAAAATTTTTGGGGTTGATAAATCACTAAGTTTTCATTTGTTTGCCATTAGTTCAACAGTCCCCATTAAACTCAGCAGAGAAGATATTTTGCTGCAGTCACCTTTTTTCTTCACCTTATCTAGCtttaaaaacatttgaaaattatatcAAAGTAGCATGTTTACGATATTTATGCATTGCTTGCTTCTGCACTCTGTCATCCATCAGTTCctttatttttcacttattgtGTAtggtaaagaaaaaaatttctttgtgTGCAGGTGGAGTCATATTTACGCATAATTGGTGAGCCAAAGCTTCCATCTGTATTTCTTCAGGTACATTATCTCCtctttactttttttcttcttttatgttaattttttagaaAGAATTTTCCTGTCGATGTCTTAATTTTAGTTGATCTCAGGTTATCTGTTGGGTTTTGGGGGAATATGGAACTGCTGATGGAAAATATTCTGCTTCCTATATCACTGGGAAGTTATGTGATGTTGCAGAGGCATATTCAAATGACGAATCTGTCAAGGTATTCTTCGAAGTCAGATTTTCGTAACTAGAGTTTGCATCATCTGAATTTGTATTTTAGTTTGAATGGAAGGGATTTCCATGCTTTTTAAATTTGGATATTAAGTCATGGTACCAAATATTTAAGATGCATATTAGACTATGACTTCCATTTCATTTCCTTTTCcaaaaaatatgtatttttaAATTGTTCAGAATAAGTTATACATGGCAGCAAGCTGTTAACATCTACGAAACTGAATGATTTCGTAATTCAATAACTATTCCCTTGTGAACATTAATTTGCTTTGAGTTTTAGTTAGTTTTCTATGATGGATCTGTGAGCCATCTTCTGCTtatgattttgaattttatttttctgctgCCTTTTGGTAATACTTTTCAATTCCTAATTGCTCAATGACTGcatattttgagttttggtttCCATTTGGTAACCGGATGGTGATTCTATAGCTTTTCACTTGGCTGGGGAAGCAAAATGCTCAGTGAGATGAATTAGTTATTGATTTTAAACTTGGACATACTATTGGCGCTTTAAAGTGGCATATAGGATATGCTGGCTTCCTTTATAAAAAGCCATTGAACCTCAACTTTGTACAGTCTTTCATGTTAATTTTGTATGTTTAGCATGTGCATGAAGTACAAACATGTGCTTATGTTCTTGTGTCTTCCCTCAGTGGCTTAGGCATTTTGATTCTATGATTATAAATATCATACCAGAGCTCATCAGACAAGTATTAGATGCGGACTCTCAATGCGATTTTGTTTTctctcaaattaaaatatttatttaagaaaaagCCATCAAAAGTACAATTGTGGACAAGAAATCCACTCGCAAATTACATCAGCTAGAATTATAATCCTCTATTTAGATTTTCACGGGCTGAATGGTGTTTCTGTTTTTCTCTTATcctttttttgaagttttaacaaaaattaaatgcaaAAATATTCTATCTTGTATGTTATCTGGTTGAACTTTAATTCTTTCAATTCATAGAAAATGCACCATCCttgttgtgtttattttatatctatgcttatttcttatttgttgaaACTGAAGTGAGCATGTTCTTCTTTTACAGGCTTATGCTGTTACAGCAATCATGAAAATATATGCATTTGAAATATCCGCTCAGAGAAAAGTCGAGATCCTACCCGAGGTGCATTTAATGAACTCTTTAATCCTAACTTCACTTTTACAACAATATCAATTTCCATGCTTATAGTGTCTGCTTAGATTTAAACATCTTCTCATATGGATCTTCATTTGGTAGCATGCTGTGGAATTAAGGATGCATGTAGTCATACCTTTCCTAACCTTTTAACAATTGAATGCCTATCTGAAAGAAACTGAATCAGTGTTggattttcttttctaatcaatgttttttttctaaatttatttaaattttcttgtttaagTATGGTGTACTCCTTCTGTTTTTAAGAAACTATAATTTGATGGCTGGACTTGGAAAAGTTCGAAGATAAATCTAGGAGAGATGTTTTAGAGTTGTGGTGATATGAATAGTTGTACATTGAAATTCTATGGACAGAACTTATAAGATCACATTCATCTATCATTGGTTAGCTGTAGTGTTGTCatgttcattttgttttggctCTTCATGGAGGTACTTTTCGATTGATAAAAATCTTTATTCCCTTGCAGTGTCAGTCTTTGGTGGAAGAATTATCAGCTTCTCACTCAACAGATCTACAACAGCGTGCATATGAATTGCAAGCTGTCATTAGCTTAGATGCTCCTGCTGTTGAGATTATAATGCCGCTAGACGCAAGTTGTGAAGACATTGAGGTCATATTATCTACTTGTGCTATGCTTTTATGTCTTATCAAGTATTCAGAATTACAGCAGTCTTACATTAAGATTGTTGAGCCTTTTACTGTCTTATGCCAAATGATTTTTTCCATGTGTAGAGTCCAATTCTGATAgacatattttcttttattttgcaatGTCCATTAACATACCCTAAAAATAGGATTCCATTGATAGTGTCTAATAAGACAACTCAAAGACATTGTATAACTTTCATTATTTTCAGGTTTGTTGTACTAAATTATTTGTTTGGTAAGAATTTTTTGAGATCTAAGATTTAACCCTTAATTATTGTAATGTTAGTATATGAAAAGTGAACTGATGTATTTGTCTCATAAAAATGTATTTCTCAGAGCTTATTGTAATGCGACATAATTCACTTTTCCAATTCACATCTCTCATGTTTAAAAATCTTGATGAAACGTAGTTCACTTTTTCACATCGTGACGATGTATGTGGTAGTGTTTCATGGATGCATTCTCAAAAATCATGATGCAAAATTATTCATGTTAGACAAGAATATATAGATTCTGAAGAATGTAACGCACAGTACAAAAACTAGGAAAAACGAAAATGGATCCAAATGAGACTGCTTGCTTGCTTGCTATTCAAATATGCCCCATATGTCTTTTATACATCGAGCAATCAGCTCCCCCTTCTTtaccattttcatttttgtatattttcatGTATATGTATGGAATGGATCAATATAAAGACAGTCATCTTCAGGTCCCAGTTGCGATGATCTCCATTAATATTATTAAACTGTACATTGGAAAACATTTTGGAAAAGATCTTGGTGTAAATGAAGAAAACTTTACAATCGGTTTGTGATTAGAATTTCTTACCTTACCAACATGGGTGAAACTTGGTTGGTACTACCTGGATGCTGAGCAAGTGTTTCAACTTAGTCTTGGAGTTAGTTTCCTGGCTTCTGTCCTTCCTAGTCCTTGCATCTTATTTCTTCCCTTTAGTTGTGGGTGTTTTTTTAAAAGGTTTTGCATATTTCTCCATTATTCTGGAAAACCTTTGATTTGGGATTCTGCTCTGCATATACACCGTCTCCTGTAGaggttatttatttatctaaaataaagattacatttataattatatatgtactAATATCTTGCTAATATTTTCACACTCTTTTGCAGATTGATAAAAACCTTTCATTCCTCAATGGCTATGTCCAAGAAGCACTAGAAAAAGGCGCTCAGCCCTATATTCCCGAGAATGAGCGCTCTGGAGTGTTAGATGTCAGCAACTTCGGAAACCAAGATCACCATGAAGCTTTAACCCATAGTCTTAGGTTTGAGGCGTATGATCTTCCAAAGCCAGTAGTGTCATCAAGAGTTCCCCCAGCTGCAGTTGCTTCCTCAACTGAGCTTGTTCCAGTGCCAGAACCATCTTATGCGAGGGAGATCCGCCAACCTGCATCATCGCCATCTGTCTCAGATGCAGGATCGTCGGAACTTAAGCTACGACTTGATGGTGTACAAAAAAAATGGGGCAGACCAACATACTCCTCTTCTGCATCACCGAGCTCGAACTCTTCAAGTTCTACTTCCCACAACACAACGAATGGGGTCACACAAGTAGATAGCGTGGGCACTTCAAATTCAAAAGCACGTGACACTTATGATTCAAAGCGGCCACAGGTTGAGATTTCTCAAGAAAAGCAGAAGCTTGCCTCTTCTCTGTTTGGAGGCTCATCAAAAACCGAGAAGAGGCCATCTTCTACCAACCATAAGGCGTCTAAGGTGGGTAGCCATGCTTCAGAGAAGTCCCAGGCGCCAAAGGCTGCAGTTGTACACACTGAAATTATTCATGAACCTGCTCCAGACTTGCTCGACTTGGGTGACTCAACTAGTTCTGCTCCGTCTGTAGATCCTTTTAAGCAGTTAGAAGGGCTTCTTGATCAAACTGACGTCGCGTCAAATGTGAATCATGGTACAGCAAAGACACCTGATTTTATGGGATTATATGCGGATACATCTGTCAGTGGGCTCAGTAGCAGTGTTGGGGATCTTTTGCCGACCAACAGGGATGAGTTTAATCTTACATCTGAGTTATCAAGTGCTACAAGGACTGCTCAAGGTGGGGTAACACAGATTAATAAGGGTCCTAACCCTAAAGATGCCTTGGAAAAGGATTCACGTGTAAGGCAGATGGGTGTGACACCAACAAGGCCGAATCCCAACTTGTTTCGAGATCTGCTTGGCTAAACTGTTCAAACAACGGAACTTTG is from Pyrus communis chromosome 10, drPyrComm1.1, whole genome shotgun sequence and encodes:
- the LOC137748140 gene encoding AP-4 complex subunit epsilon-like, which encodes MEQLKTIGRELAMGSQGGFGQSKEFLDLVKSIGEARSKAEEERIVLLEIETLKRRLSEPEIPKRKMKEYIIRLVYVEMLGHDGSFAYIHAVKMTHDDNLLLKRTGYLAVSLFLSDDHDLIILIVNTIQKDLRSDNYLVVCAALNAVCKLINDETVPAVLPQVVDLLAHPKEAVRKKAIMALHRFYQKSPSSVSHLVSNFRKRLCDNDPGVMGATLWPLFDLITIDVNSYKDLVVSFVSILKQVAERRLPKAYDYHQLPAPFIQIRLLKILALLGSGDKQSSESMYMVVGDIFRKSESTSNIGNAVLYECICCVSSIYPNPKLLEQAAQVISRFLKSDSHNLKYMGIDALGRLIKISPEIAEQHQLAVIDCLEDPDDTLKRKTFELLYKMTKSSNVEVIVDRMIDYMISINDNHYKTYIASRCVELAEQFAPSNQWFIQTMNKVFEHAGDLVNVKVAHNLMKLIAEGFGEDDDTADSQLRSSAVESYLRIIGEPKLPSVFLQVICWVLGEYGTADGKYSASYITGKLCDVAEAYSNDESVKAYAVTAIMKIYAFEISAQRKVEILPECQSLVEELSASHSTDLQQRAYELQAVISLDAPAVEIIMPLDASCEDIEIDKNLSFLNGYVQEALEKGAQPYIPENERSGVLDVSNFGNQDHHEALTHSLRFEAYDLPKPVVSSRVPPAAVASSTELVPVPEPSYAREIRQPASSPSVSDAGSSELKLRLDGVQKKWGRPTYSSSASPSSNSSSSTSHNTTNGVTQVDSVGTSNSKARDTYDSKRPQVEISQEKQKLASSLFGGSSKTEKRPSSTNHKASKVGSHASEKSQAPKAAVVHTEIIHEPAPDLLDLGDSTSSAPSVDPFKQLEGLLDQTDVASNVNHGTAKTPDFMGLYADTSVSGLSSSVGDLLPTNRDEFNLTSELSSATRTAQGGVTQINKGPNPKDALEKDSRVRQMGVTPTRPNPNLFRDLLG